A genomic segment from Pseudomonas sessilinigenes encodes:
- the glyQ gene encoding glycine--tRNA ligase subunit alpha, translating into MSQPTPAVRTFQDLILALQQYWAEQGCVVLQPYDMEVGAGTFHTATFLRAIGPETWNAAYVQPSRRPTDGRYGENPNRLQHYYQFQVVLKPNPENFQELYLGSLKHVGLDPLVHDIRFVEDNWESPTLGAWGLGWEVWLNGMEVTQFTYFQQAGGIECYPVTGEITYGLERLAMYLQGVDSVYDLVWADGPFGKVTYGDVFHQNEVEQSTYNFEHANVEKLFELFDFYESEAKRLIELDQPLPLPSYEMVLKASHTFNLLDARRAISVTARQQYILRVRTLARSVAQAYLLARAKLGFPMATPDLRDEVLAKLEAAQ; encoded by the coding sequence GTGAGCCAGCCTACGCCAGCCGTGCGTACCTTCCAAGACTTGATCCTCGCCCTCCAGCAATACTGGGCCGAGCAAGGTTGTGTGGTACTTCAGCCCTACGATATGGAAGTAGGCGCCGGCACTTTCCACACCGCTACATTCCTGCGGGCCATCGGCCCGGAAACCTGGAATGCCGCCTACGTGCAGCCAAGCCGCCGCCCCACTGACGGCCGCTACGGCGAGAACCCCAACCGCCTGCAGCACTACTACCAGTTCCAGGTGGTCCTCAAGCCCAACCCCGAGAACTTCCAGGAGCTGTACCTGGGCTCGCTCAAGCACGTGGGCCTGGACCCGCTGGTGCATGACATCCGTTTCGTCGAGGACAACTGGGAATCGCCGACCCTGGGCGCCTGGGGCCTGGGTTGGGAAGTCTGGCTCAACGGCATGGAAGTGACCCAGTTCACCTACTTCCAGCAAGCTGGCGGCATCGAGTGCTACCCGGTGACCGGCGAAATCACCTACGGCCTGGAGCGCCTGGCCATGTACCTGCAGGGCGTGGATTCGGTCTACGACCTGGTCTGGGCTGACGGCCCATTCGGCAAGGTCACCTACGGCGACGTGTTCCACCAGAACGAAGTGGAACAGTCGACCTACAACTTCGAGCACGCCAACGTCGAGAAGCTGTTCGAACTGTTCGATTTCTACGAAAGCGAAGCCAAGCGCCTGATCGAACTGGACCAGCCGCTGCCGTTGCCGAGCTATGAAATGGTCCTCAAGGCCTCGCACACCTTCAACCTGCTGGATGCACGCCGGGCCATCTCGGTAACCGCGCGCCAGCAGTACATCCTGCGTGTGCGCACCCTGGCGCGTTCCGTCGCGCAAGCCTACCTGCTGGCCCGTGCCAAGCTGGGCTTCCCGATGGCGACCCCGGACCTGCGTGATGAAGTGTTGGCTAAGTTGGAGGCGGCACAATGA
- a CDS encoding lysophospholipid acyltransferase family protein → MSILQAIRTFFFYLLLGTSALLWCSLSFFIAPFLPFKRRYRFINVYWCRCALWLTKVFLDIRVEVKGAQNIPERPCVIVSNHQSTWETFFLSAYFEPLSQVLKRELLYVPFFGWAMAMLRPIAIDRDNPKAALKQVASKGDELLKDNVWVLIFPEGTRVPYGQVGKFSRSGSALAVNADLPVLPIAHNAGKFWPKTGWSKRAGTITVTIGAPMYAEGNGPRAIAELNDRVAAWNEQAQRDMGSLPPLDAAADKVAV, encoded by the coding sequence ATGTCGATCCTGCAGGCCATCAGAACCTTTTTCTTTTACCTGCTGCTGGGCACCAGCGCCTTGCTGTGGTGCTCCCTGAGCTTTTTCATCGCGCCGTTCCTGCCTTTCAAGAGGCGCTATCGCTTCATCAACGTCTACTGGTGCCGCTGCGCCCTGTGGTTGACCAAGGTCTTCCTGGATATTCGCGTGGAAGTGAAGGGCGCCCAGAACATTCCTGAGCGACCTTGCGTGATCGTCTCGAACCACCAGAGCACCTGGGAGACCTTCTTTCTCTCGGCTTATTTCGAGCCGCTGAGCCAGGTACTCAAGCGCGAGCTGCTGTATGTACCGTTCTTCGGCTGGGCCATGGCCATGCTGCGCCCGATCGCCATCGACCGGGACAATCCCAAGGCGGCACTCAAGCAAGTAGCGAGCAAGGGCGATGAGTTGCTCAAGGACAATGTCTGGGTACTGATCTTTCCCGAAGGTACCCGTGTGCCGTACGGCCAGGTGGGCAAATTCTCCCGCAGCGGCAGCGCCCTGGCGGTGAACGCCGACCTGCCGGTACTGCCGATTGCCCACAACGCAGGCAAGTTCTGGCCCAAGACGGGCTGGAGCAAGCGAGCCGGGACCATCACCGTGACCATTGGCGCGCCCATGTACGCCGAAGGCAACGGTCCTCGGGCCATCGCCGAGCTCAACGACCGGGTGGCGGCCTGGAACGAACAGGCCCAGCGCGACATGGGCTCATTGCCACCATTGGACGCTGCCGCGGATAAGGTTGCTGTATGA
- the gmhB gene encoding D-glycero-beta-D-manno-heptose 1,7-bisphosphate 7-phosphatase has product MAVKLLILDRDGVINHDSDAYIKSVAEWIPLPGSIEAIAQLSKAGWTVAVATNQSGIARGYYDLATLDAMHARLRELVAQQGGEVGLIVYCPHGPDEGCDCRKPKPGMLRTIAEHYGTGLNGLWFVGDSLSDLEAAKAVDCQPILVKTGKGEKTLGKTLPVGTLIFDDLAAIAAELIHN; this is encoded by the coding sequence ATTGCTGTGAAACTGCTGATACTCGATCGGGACGGCGTGATCAATCATGACTCCGATGCCTACATCAAATCGGTAGCGGAGTGGATTCCACTCCCCGGCTCGATCGAAGCCATTGCACAGCTGAGCAAGGCCGGCTGGACGGTAGCGGTAGCTACCAACCAGTCCGGCATTGCCCGCGGCTACTACGACCTGGCCACCCTCGATGCCATGCACGCACGCCTGCGCGAGCTGGTAGCGCAGCAGGGTGGGGAGGTCGGGCTGATCGTCTACTGTCCCCACGGGCCGGATGAGGGCTGCGATTGCCGCAAACCCAAGCCTGGCATGCTGCGAACCATTGCCGAACACTACGGGACCGGCCTGAACGGTCTATGGTTTGTCGGTGACAGTCTCAGTGACCTGGAGGCGGCAAAAGCCGTCGATTGTCAGCCCATATTGGTAAAGACCGGAAAAGGCGAAAAGACCCTGGGCAAAACCCTGCCGGTAGGCACCTTGATTTTTGACGACCTGGCGGCCATTGCCGCTGAACTTATCCACAATTAG
- a CDS encoding FecR family protein: protein MTYLSIRPRAQFAPLLLGVVLALSNSMASAAIAPAKRLPYIDDNQLCRGQPLPATVEHLTGEAWKLDAKGREIALEEGMDIDEKEGVKTSPSAFVSLSLGDGSRVVLPSSSQVTLRLNEQYSIPQLVLEQGQVESYVIKRTSDHDRFQIVTPVGVLGVRGTHFRVRNDDEQSLVEVLNGQVAVNRDEDPLDQTPPRSRKRAVDKPAGPRPGEVQVMARQGMRVRKEGELKPVDLLAAPRLLGQAGQTGVLPVWQLILEPLPGARRYRAQVATDKDFLNIKQEQFSSTPQVNFTGLQAFFYHVRLSAFDEHGLEGETGVYDIFYYPRSTRVQ, encoded by the coding sequence ATGACCTATTTGTCTATTCGCCCCCGGGCCCAGTTTGCTCCGCTCCTGCTTGGTGTGGTGCTGGCCTTGTCCAATTCGATGGCCAGCGCCGCCATCGCTCCCGCCAAGCGCCTGCCCTACATCGATGACAACCAGCTCTGTCGCGGCCAACCGTTACCGGCGACAGTCGAACACCTGACGGGCGAAGCCTGGAAGCTGGACGCCAAGGGGCGTGAGATCGCCCTGGAAGAAGGTATGGACATCGACGAGAAAGAAGGTGTGAAGACCTCACCCTCGGCCTTCGTCAGCCTGTCCCTGGGCGACGGTTCGCGGGTGGTGCTGCCATCCAGCTCCCAGGTCACCCTGCGGCTGAACGAACAGTACAGCATCCCCCAACTGGTGCTGGAACAGGGCCAGGTCGAGTCTTACGTGATCAAGCGCACCAGCGATCACGACCGCTTCCAGATCGTGACCCCGGTGGGGGTTCTGGGCGTGCGCGGCACCCACTTCCGGGTGCGTAATGATGACGAGCAGTCGCTGGTCGAGGTACTCAATGGCCAGGTGGCGGTAAACCGGGACGAGGACCCCCTCGACCAGACTCCCCCGCGCTCGCGCAAGCGGGCTGTGGATAAACCGGCCGGACCGCGGCCGGGAGAAGTTCAAGTGATGGCGCGCCAGGGCATGCGGGTGCGCAAGGAGGGCGAGCTCAAGCCGGTGGACCTGCTGGCCGCGCCCCGGCTGCTGGGGCAGGCAGGTCAAACCGGCGTCCTGCCCGTTTGGCAGCTGATCCTCGAACCCCTGCCTGGAGCGCGTCGTTATCGCGCCCAGGTGGCGACCGACAAGGATTTCCTGAACATCAAGCAGGAACAGTTCTCCAGCACCCCACAAGTCAACTTCACTGGGTTACAGGCGTTTTTCTATCATGTGCGTCTGTCGGCATTCGACGAGCACGGCCTGGAAGGAGAAACCGGGGTCTATGACATTTTCTATTACCCCAGAAGCACCCGTGTCCAGTAA
- a CDS encoding tetratricopeptide repeat protein: MLESLEKMLAKGVDNPLLRFGLGKGYLDLGEHARAATHLQQCVTLDPKYSAAWKLLGKALQGQGELQAARQAWEQGLEAARSQGDKQAEKEMTVFLKKLERQSQG, from the coding sequence ATGCTGGAATCGCTGGAAAAAATGCTCGCCAAGGGTGTGGATAACCCCCTGCTGCGCTTTGGCCTGGGCAAGGGCTACCTGGACCTGGGCGAACACGCCCGGGCCGCCACCCACCTGCAACAGTGCGTGACCCTGGACCCGAAGTACTCTGCGGCCTGGAAGCTGTTGGGCAAGGCCTTGCAAGGGCAGGGCGAGCTACAAGCGGCGCGCCAGGCCTGGGAACAGGGCCTGGAGGCGGCCCGGAGCCAGGGCGACAAACAGGCAGAAAAGGAAATGACCGTGTTCCTGAAAAAACTCGAGCGCCAGTCCCAGGGCTGA
- the glyS gene encoding glycine--tRNA ligase subunit beta has product MSAQDFLVELGTEELPPKALGTLAEAFLAGIEKGLQSAGLSFEAKHVYAAPRRLAVLITQLATQQPDRSVNLDGPPRQAAFDAEGNPTQAALGFAKKCGVDLSEIDQSGPKLRYSQSIKGKPTASLLPTIVEDSLNDLPIPKRMRWAARKEEFVRPTQWLVMLLGDEVIDCTILAQKAGRDSRGHRFHHPESVRITAPANYLADLRAAYVLADANERRELISKRTEELARMQEGTAIVPADLLDEVTALVEWPVPLVCSFEERFLEVPQEALITTMQDNQKYFCLLDVDGKLLPRFITVANIESKDPRQIIEGNEKVVRPRLTDAEFFFKQDKKQKLEDFNQRLQNVVFQEKLGSVYDKAERVSKLAAFIAPRIGGDAQRAARAGILSKCDLATEMVGEFPEMQGIAGYYYALNDGEPQDVALALNEQYMPRGAGAELPSTVTGAAVAIADKLDTLVGIFGIGMLPTGSKDPYALRRAALGVLRILIEKKFDLDLNEAVTFAVGAFGSKVKAAGLAEQVLEFIFDRLRARYEDEGVDVATYLSVRALKPGSALDFDQRVQAVQAFRKLPEAAALAAVNKRVSNLLSKIEGNVPTTVEAKYFDNANEFSLYSAIQQADQAVQPMAAARQYSETLARLAALREPVDAFFEAVMVNAEDANVRANRYALLARLRGLFLGVADISVLS; this is encoded by the coding sequence ATGAGTGCGCAAGATTTTCTGGTTGAACTGGGCACTGAAGAACTGCCACCCAAGGCCCTGGGCACCCTGGCCGAAGCCTTCCTGGCCGGCATCGAAAAAGGCCTGCAGAGCGCTGGCCTGAGCTTTGAAGCCAAGCACGTCTACGCCGCGCCACGGCGCCTGGCAGTGCTGATCACCCAACTGGCGACCCAACAGCCGGACCGCAGCGTCAACCTCGACGGTCCACCGCGCCAGGCCGCCTTCGATGCCGAGGGCAACCCGACCCAGGCGGCCCTGGGCTTTGCCAAGAAGTGCGGCGTGGACCTCAGCGAGATCGACCAGAGCGGCCCGAAGCTGCGCTACAGCCAGAGCATCAAGGGCAAGCCGACCGCCAGCCTGCTGCCGACCATCGTCGAGGACTCGCTCAACGACCTGCCGATTCCCAAGCGCATGCGCTGGGCTGCGCGCAAGGAAGAGTTCGTGCGTCCGACCCAGTGGCTGGTCATGCTCCTGGGCGATGAGGTCATCGACTGCACCATCCTGGCCCAGAAGGCCGGCCGTGACTCCCGTGGCCATCGCTTCCACCACCCAGAGAGCGTGCGCATCACCGCGCCGGCCAACTACCTGGCCGACCTGCGCGCCGCCTACGTGCTGGCCGACGCCAACGAGCGCCGCGAGCTGATCAGCAAGCGCACCGAGGAACTGGCGCGCATGCAGGAAGGCACCGCCATCGTCCCGGCCGACCTGCTGGACGAAGTCACCGCCCTGGTGGAGTGGCCGGTACCGCTGGTGTGCTCGTTCGAGGAGCGGTTCCTGGAAGTGCCCCAGGAAGCCCTGATCACCACCATGCAGGACAACCAGAAGTACTTCTGCCTGCTGGACGTGGACGGCAAGCTGCTGCCGCGCTTCATCACCGTGGCCAACATCGAGAGCAAGGACCCGCGCCAGATCATCGAGGGCAACGAGAAAGTCGTGCGCCCACGCCTGACCGACGCCGAGTTCTTCTTCAAGCAAGACAAGAAGCAGAAACTCGAGGACTTCAACCAGCGCCTGCAGAACGTGGTTTTCCAGGAGAAGCTGGGCAGCGTCTACGACAAGGCCGAGCGTGTTTCCAAGCTGGCCGCCTTCATTGCCCCGCGTATCGGTGGCGACGCCCAGCGCGCAGCCCGTGCCGGTATCCTCTCCAAGTGCGACCTGGCCACCGAGATGGTCGGCGAGTTCCCCGAGATGCAAGGCATCGCCGGCTACTACTACGCCCTCAATGATGGCGAGCCGCAAGACGTGGCCCTGGCCCTGAACGAGCAGTACATGCCCCGTGGCGCCGGCGCCGAGCTGCCAAGCACCGTGACCGGTGCCGCCGTGGCCATCGCCGACAAGCTCGATACCCTGGTGGGCATCTTCGGCATCGGCATGCTGCCGACCGGTAGCAAGGACCCCTACGCCTTGCGCCGTGCGGCCCTGGGTGTGTTGCGGATCCTGATCGAGAAGAAGTTCGACCTCGACCTGAACGAAGCGGTGACCTTCGCCGTCGGTGCCTTCGGCAGCAAGGTCAAGGCTGCCGGCCTGGCCGAGCAGGTACTGGAGTTCATCTTCGACCGCCTGCGTGCACGCTACGAAGACGAAGGCGTGGACGTGGCCACCTACCTGTCGGTCCGCGCCCTGAAGCCGGGTTCGGCCCTGGACTTCGACCAGCGCGTACAGGCCGTGCAGGCCTTCCGCAAGCTGCCGGAAGCCGCTGCCCTGGCCGCGGTGAACAAGCGTGTGTCGAACCTGCTGAGCAAGATCGAAGGCAATGTACCGACCACCGTCGAGGCCAAGTACTTCGACAACGCCAACGAGTTCTCCCTGTACTCGGCGATCCAGCAAGCGGACCAGGCTGTCCAGCCCATGGCCGCAGCCCGCCAGTACAGCGAGACCCTGGCTCGCCTGGCCGCCCTGCGCGAGCCGGTGGATGCCTTCTTCGAGGCGGTGATGGTCAATGCCGAAGATGCCAATGTACGGGCCAACCGCTATGCACTGCTGGCACGGCTGCGCGGCCTGTTCCTGGGCGTGGCCGATATTTCGGTACTGAGCTGA
- a CDS encoding CHASE2 domain-containing protein codes for MSGSNHRAGDRESTQAQQLFRRLVREWLWVSLFLLPLTAALSLSHGLALNNLFYDQLRRFTPLPVDPRILVVTIDDYSLQQLGRWPWPRAVHGQLLDRLSSAGAKGVLFDVILSEPGSTVENDTRLAAALCRAGNVFLPVLREGVARYGQDLGELLPVPLLRNCARGLGHINAEADADGTVRSVYLREGPQQAPRAQLTWLLYQLTEAEPLSPLMPGSALPEVTQGWLRSNPVRIPFISKAAGFPSVPYVSVLRGEVPPELLHDRLVLVGSTAPGLGDRYVTAQSGSQGTTPGVEIQANLLNGLLQHRSLVALGAWPGVLLSMALTAALLGLLLWRPRHALWITLGCMGLALAGSVLMLRLGYWWSPVASLLGMLLAYLIWNWRRLRVILAYFGWELERLDSEPKVLPERRRNQPATGDVLQGQIIALEQALSRTRDTRRFIADGLECLPVATLIADPDGKILLANRNAREVFAHSLVGQALLPQLAALGYPGLADSSLYPALAQLPGVEFRDTQQRSLRVELAPLLPVDSETPIGWLLSLTDLSVERDAEQQRGVLLRFLSHDLRAPHSAILALLDVQQRQPSLPKQVYGQIEQQVRRALTLTEAFVQLAKAESEAYQFEPSMFAMLVLDAFDQATTLAQLKHIHLRHSLDEQAESLVLADQSLLTRALFNLLENAIKYSPEGSTVSVQVSCADGWLRCEVCDEGRGIAADDLPQLFGQYQRFASAKGIEGLGLGLSMVKAVMDRHQGHISCRSVVGQGSCFVLELPLLEE; via the coding sequence ATGAGCGGGTCGAACCATCGGGCCGGGGACCGAGAGTCCACCCAGGCCCAGCAGCTGTTTCGTCGACTGGTACGGGAATGGTTGTGGGTCAGCCTGTTTCTGCTGCCGCTGACGGCGGCCTTGTCCCTGAGCCATGGGCTGGCCCTGAACAACTTGTTCTATGACCAGCTGCGGCGCTTCACTCCACTGCCGGTGGACCCGCGGATCCTGGTGGTGACCATCGATGACTACAGCCTCCAGCAACTGGGCCGCTGGCCCTGGCCGAGGGCGGTCCATGGCCAATTGCTGGACCGTCTCAGCAGTGCCGGGGCCAAGGGCGTGCTGTTCGATGTGATTCTCAGCGAGCCCGGCAGCACGGTGGAAAACGACACTCGCCTGGCCGCTGCGCTCTGTCGTGCTGGCAATGTGTTCCTGCCGGTACTGCGCGAAGGCGTGGCCCGTTATGGCCAGGACCTGGGCGAACTGTTGCCGGTACCGTTGTTGCGCAACTGTGCCCGTGGCCTGGGTCATATCAATGCCGAGGCCGATGCGGACGGCACGGTACGCAGCGTCTACCTGCGCGAAGGCCCGCAACAGGCGCCCCGGGCACAACTGACCTGGCTCCTGTACCAGCTCACCGAAGCCGAGCCTCTGTCCCCGCTCATGCCGGGCTCGGCCCTGCCGGAGGTCACCCAGGGCTGGCTGCGCAGCAACCCGGTGCGAATCCCCTTCATCAGCAAGGCTGCTGGTTTTCCAAGCGTGCCTTACGTCAGCGTATTGCGCGGTGAAGTCCCTCCGGAGCTGCTGCATGACCGGTTGGTATTGGTGGGGTCCACGGCCCCTGGATTGGGGGATCGCTACGTGACTGCGCAATCCGGCAGCCAGGGTACGACTCCGGGGGTTGAGATCCAGGCCAACCTGCTCAATGGCTTGCTGCAGCATCGCAGCCTGGTCGCGTTGGGTGCGTGGCCGGGCGTGTTGTTATCCATGGCCCTGACCGCTGCCCTCCTTGGGCTGTTGCTGTGGCGTCCACGCCATGCCTTGTGGATAACCCTGGGTTGCATGGGCCTGGCATTGGCTGGGTCGGTATTGATGCTACGGCTGGGGTACTGGTGGTCGCCGGTGGCTAGCCTCCTGGGCATGCTGTTGGCGTACCTGATCTGGAACTGGCGTCGGCTGCGGGTGATCCTGGCTTATTTCGGCTGGGAGCTGGAACGCCTGGACAGCGAGCCCAAGGTACTGCCGGAGCGTCGACGCAACCAGCCGGCCACCGGGGATGTGCTGCAAGGGCAGATCATTGCCCTGGAGCAGGCCTTGAGCCGAACCCGGGACACCCGGCGTTTCATTGCCGACGGCCTGGAGTGCCTGCCGGTAGCGACCCTGATCGCTGATCCGGATGGCAAGATCCTGCTGGCCAACCGCAATGCCCGGGAAGTCTTCGCTCATTCGCTGGTGGGGCAAGCGCTGTTGCCGCAACTGGCTGCCCTGGGGTATCCGGGCCTGGCTGATTCGTCTCTCTACCCTGCCCTCGCGCAATTGCCAGGGGTGGAGTTTCGCGATACCCAGCAACGCAGCCTGCGAGTGGAGCTGGCGCCGTTGCTGCCGGTGGACAGCGAAACCCCCATTGGCTGGTTGCTGAGCCTGACCGACCTGAGTGTCGAGCGTGATGCCGAGCAGCAGCGTGGAGTCTTGTTGCGGTTTTTATCCCACGACCTGCGTGCCCCCCACTCGGCGATCCTCGCCTTGCTGGATGTGCAGCAGCGCCAGCCATCGCTGCCCAAGCAGGTCTACGGGCAGATCGAACAACAGGTCCGCCGGGCGCTGACCTTGACCGAGGCTTTCGTGCAATTGGCCAAGGCCGAGTCGGAGGCTTATCAGTTCGAGCCGAGCATGTTCGCCATGCTGGTGCTGGATGCCTTCGACCAGGCCACGACCTTGGCCCAGCTCAAGCACATTCATCTGCGCCACAGCCTGGACGAGCAGGCCGAGAGCCTGGTCCTGGCAGACCAGTCTCTGCTGACTCGGGCACTGTTCAACCTGCTGGAGAACGCCATCAAGTACAGCCCGGAAGGTTCCACCGTGAGCGTGCAGGTCAGCTGCGCCGATGGCTGGTTGCGCTGCGAAGTCTGTGATGAAGGCCGGGGCATTGCTGCCGATGACCTGCCCCAGTTGTTCGGCCAGTACCAGCGCTTTGCCTCGGCCAAGGGCATCGAGGGCCTGGGACTGGGCCTGTCGATGGTCAAGGCGGTGATGGACCGCCACCAGGGGCATATCAGCTGCCGCAGCGTGGTGGGGCAAGGTTCATGTTTCGTTCTTGAGTTGCCCTTGCTGGAGGAATAA
- a CDS encoding PilZ domain-containing protein, with product MSDHRKSFRIKISHESIGECLGQTRNLSASGVYVQSPQLARLSKGAVVFGQVQGLPVAAPRVRMEVVQVDAEGIALRYL from the coding sequence ATGTCCGATCACCGCAAGTCGTTTCGTATCAAGATTTCCCACGAAAGCATCGGCGAATGCCTGGGGCAGACCCGCAACCTGTCGGCCAGCGGGGTCTATGTGCAAAGCCCGCAGTTGGCCCGCCTGTCCAAGGGCGCGGTGGTTTTCGGCCAGGTGCAGGGACTGCCGGTGGCTGCACCGCGGGTACGCATGGAAGTGGTGCAGGTGGACGCCGAAGGAATCGCCTTGCGCTATCTCTGA
- a CDS encoding lysophospholipid acyltransferase, with product MDKFKGALLVGALRLFALLPWRAVQAVGAAIGWIMWKTPNRSREVVRINLAKCFPQMDPAERERLVGQSLKDIGKSLTESACAWIWPAERSIALVREVEGLEVLQEALASGKGVVGITSHLGNWEVLNHFYCSQCKPIIFYRPPKLKAVDELLRKQRVQLGNRVAASTKEGILSVIKEVRKGGSVGIPADPEPAESAGIFVPFFATQALTSKFVPNMLAGGKAVGVFLHALRLPDGSGYKVILEAAPEDMYSTDTEVSCAAMSKVVERYVAAYPSQYMWSMKRFKKRPPGEARWY from the coding sequence GTGGATAAGTTCAAAGGCGCCCTGCTGGTGGGAGCCCTGCGGTTGTTTGCCCTGCTGCCCTGGCGCGCGGTGCAGGCGGTCGGCGCGGCCATCGGCTGGATCATGTGGAAGACGCCCAACCGCTCCCGCGAGGTGGTGCGCATCAACCTGGCCAAGTGTTTTCCCCAGATGGACCCCGCCGAGCGCGAGCGTTTGGTCGGGCAGAGCCTGAAAGACATCGGCAAATCCCTGACCGAAAGTGCCTGTGCCTGGATCTGGCCGGCCGAGCGCTCCATTGCCCTGGTGCGTGAAGTCGAGGGCCTGGAGGTGCTCCAGGAGGCCCTGGCCTCGGGCAAGGGCGTGGTGGGCATCACCAGCCACCTGGGCAACTGGGAAGTGCTGAACCACTTCTACTGCAGCCAGTGCAAACCGATCATTTTCTACCGTCCACCCAAGCTCAAGGCCGTGGACGAGCTGTTGCGCAAGCAGCGGGTACAGCTGGGCAATCGCGTGGCGGCCTCTACCAAGGAAGGCATCCTCAGCGTCATCAAGGAAGTACGCAAGGGCGGCTCGGTGGGCATTCCCGCCGACCCGGAACCGGCTGAATCCGCAGGTATCTTCGTGCCCTTCTTCGCCACCCAGGCGCTGACCAGCAAGTTCGTGCCCAACATGCTGGCCGGCGGCAAGGCGGTCGGCGTGTTCCTGCACGCCCTGCGCCTGCCCGATGGCTCGGGCTACAAGGTGATCCTCGAAGCGGCCCCGGAAGACATGTACAGCACCGACACCGAGGTGTCCTGTGCGGCCATGAGCAAAGTGGTCGAGCGCTACGTGGCGGCTTATCCGAGCCAGTACATGTGGAGCATGAAGCGTTTCAAGAAGCGTCCGCCCGGAGAGGCGCGCTGGTACTGA
- a CDS encoding DNA-3-methyladenine glycosylase I produces MPRCFWCTDDPLYMAYHDQEWGVPLRDGQRLFELLLLEGFQAGLSWITVLKKREHYRQVLFGFDVQRVAQMSDAEIEDLMQDPGIIRNRLKLEAARRNAQAWLELDDPVAFLWSFVGGVPKVNHFADRSEVPAVTPEAEAMSRGLRKAGFTFVGPTICYALMQASGMVMDHTRDCDRYPSLSSPVP; encoded by the coding sequence ATGCCACGCTGCTTTTGGTGTACCGATGATCCGCTGTACATGGCTTATCACGATCAGGAGTGGGGCGTGCCGCTGCGCGATGGGCAGCGCTTGTTCGAGTTGTTATTGCTCGAAGGGTTCCAGGCCGGGTTGTCATGGATCACTGTGCTGAAGAAGCGCGAGCATTATCGACAAGTGCTGTTCGGCTTCGATGTGCAGCGGGTGGCGCAGATGAGCGATGCCGAGATCGAGGACCTGATGCAGGATCCGGGCATCATCCGCAACCGCCTCAAGCTCGAGGCCGCACGGCGCAATGCCCAGGCCTGGCTGGAGCTGGACGATCCGGTGGCGTTCCTCTGGTCCTTCGTCGGTGGTGTGCCCAAGGTCAACCATTTCGCCGATCGCAGCGAGGTCCCGGCGGTGACGCCCGAGGCCGAGGCCATGAGCCGTGGCCTGCGCAAGGCCGGTTTCACCTTCGTCGGCCCGACCATCTGCTACGCCCTGATGCAGGCCTCGGGCATGGTCATGGACCACACCCGCGACTGCGATCGCTACCCCAGCCTCAGCTCCCCGGTGCCATGA